In Pseudobacter ginsenosidimutans, the following are encoded in one genomic region:
- a CDS encoding RagB/SusD family nutrient uptake outer membrane protein has protein sequence MTKLKITACVAVLAMAVACNKGDFLDKTATSDLTERSVFSDSARTMEFLTGIYADIAYSFNPFRFGGAGLESASDEAEGPGSNSSSAYIQWAAGSINSNAWVVGDAWNTSYANIRRVNVFFKYLPVSPFANALKTNAKAEARFLRAWYYFNLVKHYGGVPLVGDTIYTGDSPIRVERRSFEDCINYIVSELNTAMPDLLPTQFSNNYGRITSGAARALKARVLLYAASPLFNGAQIATEEPLRSITGYPTADPERWRLAAAAAKEVMDLNLYKLNEDNSTAPGYGFYKLFTLRKNDEHILQGMRNKNRELEGMWLPPSRSAGDGANPTKEMADAFPMRNGKAITEAGSGYDPTHPYDNRDPRFNYSIIHNESLVWINNGPKQPVYTYVGMPQDAIYIGTNTGFYINKMLQEDVVPNNFTETERCFPLIRYAEILLNYAEALNEADGAVPEVYAAVEAIRKRAGLDPYQLPAGLTKDQMRTAIQAERRIELAFEEHRFWDVRRWKIAPQTDNKTMHGTEITKNGGSYSYQTINVRPHVFRDAMYLWPLPQGELSKSPELLQNPGW, from the coding sequence ATGACAAAATTGAAAATTACTGCCTGCGTTGCTGTGCTTGCCATGGCCGTTGCCTGCAATAAAGGTGATTTCCTTGACAAAACAGCCACTTCAGATCTAACGGAAAGATCTGTATTCTCCGACAGTGCCCGCACCATGGAGTTCCTCACGGGCATCTATGCTGATATTGCTTATAGCTTCAATCCATTCCGCTTCGGCGGCGCGGGCCTGGAATCCGCTTCCGATGAGGCTGAAGGCCCTGGCTCCAACAGTTCCAGCGCTTATATCCAGTGGGCTGCAGGCAGCATCAATTCCAATGCCTGGGTGGTGGGCGATGCCTGGAACACATCCTACGCCAATATCCGCCGTGTGAATGTATTCTTCAAATATCTTCCTGTCTCCCCCTTTGCAAATGCACTGAAGACTAACGCCAAAGCAGAAGCGCGTTTTCTCCGGGCCTGGTATTATTTCAACCTGGTGAAACATTATGGCGGTGTGCCGCTTGTTGGTGATACTATCTATACAGGGGATTCCCCTATCCGGGTTGAACGCAGGAGTTTTGAAGACTGTATCAATTATATCGTTTCTGAGTTGAACACGGCCATGCCTGATCTGTTGCCAACCCAGTTCAGCAACAATTATGGAAGGATCACTTCCGGCGCGGCACGTGCATTGAAGGCCCGCGTGTTGTTGTACGCAGCCAGTCCACTTTTCAATGGCGCACAAATCGCCACCGAAGAACCACTGCGTTCCATCACCGGTTATCCCACAGCAGACCCTGAACGCTGGAGGCTGGCTGCTGCTGCCGCCAAAGAAGTGATGGACCTGAATCTGTATAAACTCAATGAAGATAATTCCACTGCGCCCGGTTATGGCTTCTACAAACTCTTCACGCTTCGAAAGAATGATGAACATATCCTGCAGGGCATGCGCAACAAGAACCGTGAGCTGGAAGGTATGTGGCTGCCACCCAGCCGTAGTGCAGGCGATGGCGCCAATCCTACCAAAGAAATGGCCGATGCCTTCCCGATGCGCAATGGTAAAGCCATTACCGAAGCCGGTTCCGGATATGATCCCACGCATCCCTACGATAACCGTGATCCACGATTCAATTATTCCATTATTCATAATGAATCACTGGTGTGGATCAACAATGGACCCAAACAACCAGTATATACATACGTAGGAATGCCGCAGGACGCGATCTATATCGGCACCAATACCGGTTTCTACATCAATAAGATGTTGCAGGAAGATGTGGTGCCCAACAACTTCACCGAAACCGAACGATGCTTTCCGCTGATCCGATATGCAGAGATCCTGCTCAATTACGCAGAAGCACTGAATGAAGCCGATGGAGCCGTTCCGGAAGTGTATGCAGCTGTAGAAGCCATCCGCAAACGCGCAGGGCTGGATCCTTACCAGTTGCCTGCTGGGCTTACGAAAGACCAGATGCGCACAGCCATTCAGGCAGAACGCAGGATCGAACTGGCTTTTGAAGAACACAGATTCTGGGATGTGCGTCGCTGGAAGATCGCGCCGCAAACAGACAACAAAACCATGCACGGTACGGAGATCACGAAGAATGGCGGATCCTATTCTTACCAGACCATCAATGTACGCCCGCATGTTTTCCGCGATGCCATGTACCTCTGGCCGTTGCCGCAGGGAGAGCTTTCCAAATCACCTGAACTTTTACAAAACCCCGGTTGGTAA
- a CDS encoding DUF5004 domain-containing protein has product MKKWISILMAVMTVITLLTVACQKEKEMHFTESNKPLTGAWKIVKVIRNGEDMTNRFNFTSFRINFTQDAYTIDNPVPFLINKNGKWQFDDPQYPMELSFTPDGGNALKPGFRYPVVKGKRNLVLIFSPGCQQNKYEYTLEPLQ; this is encoded by the coding sequence ATGAAAAAATGGATAAGCATACTGATGGCAGTGATGACGGTGATAACGCTGTTGACCGTTGCCTGTCAGAAAGAAAAAGAAATGCACTTCACGGAATCCAATAAACCGCTCACCGGCGCCTGGAAGATCGTGAAAGTGATCCGCAATGGTGAAGACATGACGAACCGTTTCAACTTCACATCCTTCCGGATCAACTTCACACAGGACGCTTATACGATCGATAATCCCGTACCATTTCTGATAAATAAAAATGGCAAATGGCAATTCGACGATCCGCAGTACCCTATGGAACTTTCCTTCACACCCGATGGCGGGAATGCACTGAAGCCCGGGTTCCGCTATCCCGTTGTAAAAGGAAAACGGAACCTGGTGCTGATTTTCAGTCCCGGCTGCCAGCAAAATAAATACGAATACACTCTTGAACCACTGCAATAG
- a CDS encoding DUF4961 domain-containing protein has translation MKRLLRKKNFKQLFYLTLVVAIVVASCIEIRGVTHPNTVKAGDTLTIEVKAWMDPYWTQPQSRLIIGFMAPKSWNARENMRMYYTSSFANGTMSPVPANATPLSSSQKWPEAIMERVGIGGNYINDVEWVVFQSDIAYDMSDIAEINATVTIKVKAGPENLRVKLGYFSASSGQELSEPKFYGKWFTDCLEVTDGLGELIDFCSPQISAVQPSSATDNDIITLKYDEDAIATDLSGADKVFLCAKAYTTNNEMIEVCSQQPVSALTQLGGKKWRIDLWPRSYFNLREDQTLDRMEYYYTDVTGTIKVLKQGNTGDPFVFRFNCQ, from the coding sequence ATGAAACGATTGCTCCGGAAAAAGAATTTCAAGCAGCTCTTCTACCTTACGCTGGTAGTAGCCATTGTGGTGGCCAGTTGTATCGAGATCCGCGGCGTAACACATCCCAATACAGTAAAGGCAGGCGATACACTCACCATTGAGGTGAAGGCCTGGATGGATCCCTACTGGACCCAGCCGCAGAGCCGTCTCATTATCGGGTTCATGGCCCCGAAAAGCTGGAACGCGCGCGAGAACATGCGCATGTATTACACCAGCTCATTCGCCAATGGCACCATGAGCCCTGTACCCGCCAATGCAACCCCTTTAAGTTCCAGTCAGAAATGGCCGGAAGCCATCATGGAGCGTGTAGGCATCGGCGGTAATTATATCAATGATGTGGAGTGGGTGGTATTTCAATCAGACATTGCCTATGATATGAGCGATATTGCCGAGATCAATGCCACCGTTACCATCAAAGTGAAAGCCGGACCGGAGAACCTTCGCGTGAAACTCGGCTACTTTAGCGCCAGCAGCGGACAGGAACTGAGTGAACCTAAATTCTATGGAAAATGGTTCACCGATTGTCTCGAAGTAACCGATGGACTTGGCGAACTGATCGATTTCTGCAGTCCGCAGATCAGCGCTGTGCAGCCTTCTTCCGCCACCGACAATGATATCATCACACTCAAGTATGATGAAGATGCCATTGCCACTGATCTCAGCGGCGCCGACAAGGTTTTCCTCTGTGCCAAAGCATATACCACCAATAATGAAATGATTGAGGTATGCAGCCAGCAACCTGTATCCGCACTCACGCAATTGGGAGGAAAGAAATGGAGGATCGATCTGTGGCCGCGCAGTTACTTCAACCTGCGGGAAGATCAGACGCTCGATAGAATGGAATACTACTACACAGACGTAACCGGCACTATCAAAGTATTGAAGCAAGGAAATACCGGCGATCCATTTGTTTTCAGATTCAATTGCCAGTAA